Proteins encoded by one window of Bacteroidota bacterium:
- a CDS encoding helix-turn-helix domain-containing protein, with translation MKHVSILVPEKAILGSLEGTRQLFTQVNHFFREQGKDPLFKVQLVGMKEHTKLSGGLYTINADALLKDVKQTDLIIIPAVDGDIMEAIEINKPFIGWIEQQYKGGAEVASLCLGAFLLASTGLVNGRKCATHWLAENAFRQMFPEVELVTERIITDENGIYSSGGAFSYLNLILYLIEKFAGRDMAIMSAKVFAIEIERKDQLSFVVFQGQKGHEDEAVRKAQEYIESNFREKLTVDELAEKAALSRRNFERRFKKATANTVAEYIQRVKVEAAKMSLESSRDNVNEVMYNIGYTDPKAFRLTFKRITGLSPIEYRNKYSRLVAG, from the coding sequence ATGAAGCACGTATCAATTCTTGTACCTGAGAAGGCTATTTTGGGCAGCCTTGAAGGCACACGCCAGCTGTTTACACAAGTAAACCACTTCTTTAGAGAGCAAGGAAAAGACCCTTTGTTTAAGGTGCAGTTGGTGGGTATGAAAGAGCACACCAAATTATCGGGAGGATTGTACACCATTAATGCAGATGCGCTGCTAAAGGATGTGAAGCAAACCGACCTTATTATAATACCTGCGGTTGACGGAGATATAATGGAGGCCATAGAAATTAACAAACCTTTTATAGGCTGGATTGAGCAGCAATACAAGGGCGGCGCTGAGGTAGCCAGTTTGTGTTTGGGGGCTTTTTTGCTGGCCTCAACCGGATTGGTAAACGGACGAAAATGTGCCACACACTGGCTGGCCGAAAACGCCTTCCGCCAAATGTTTCCGGAAGTTGAATTGGTTACGGAACGGATTATTACGGATGAAAACGGTATCTACTCAAGCGGTGGGGCGTTTTCGTACCTTAATTTGATTTTATACCTGATTGAGAAGTTTGCGGGCAGGGATATGGCCATTATGAGCGCCAAGGTGTTTGCTATTGAAATTGAACGTAAAGATCAATTATCGTTTGTGGTGTTTCAAGGACAAAAGGGACACGAGGACGAGGCGGTGCGCAAGGCACAGGAATATATTGAAAGTAATTTTAGGGAAAAACTGACGGTGGATGAACTGGCCGAGAAGGCCGCACTGAGCCGACGTAATTTTGAACGACGATTTAAAAAGGCAACGGCTAACACGGTGGCTGAATACATACAACGGGTAAAGGTGGAGGCAGCAAAGATGAGTCTTGAATCATCGCGCGATAATGTGAACGAGGTGATGTATAACATCGGTTATACCGACCCTAAGGCGTTCCGCTTAACCTTTAAACGGATTACCGGCCTATCGCCGATTGAATACCGTAATAAATACAGCCGCTTGGTGGCGGGGTAG
- a CDS encoding VOC family protein, translating to MQKITPFLWFDGNLEEAVNFYAGVFKDSKIGNIMRQGPNGPAFSATFQLNGQDFMALNGGPMFKFTPAISFYVSCKNQEEVDYYWEKLTEGGSEERCGWLKDKFGLSWQIIPDALGEYLNDADPEKANRAMQAMLSMNKIVIEDLKRARDGQ from the coding sequence ATGCAAAAAATTACCCCATTCCTTTGGTTTGACGGCAACCTTGAAGAGGCCGTTAACTTTTATGCCGGAGTTTTTAAAGATTCTAAAATTGGCAACATTATGCGTCAAGGTCCTAACGGTCCTGCATTCTCGGCCACATTTCAGTTAAACGGACAGGATTTTATGGCCTTAAACGGCGGCCCTATGTTTAAATTTACTCCTGCAATTTCGTTTTATGTAAGCTGTAAAAATCAGGAAGAAGTGGATTATTACTGGGAAAAACTAACTGAAGGCGGTAGCGAAGAACGCTGCGGATGGCTTAAAGATAAGTTTGGTTTATCTTGGCAAATTATTCCTGATGCCTTGGGCGAATATTTGAACGATGCTGACCCTGAAAAAGCAAACCGTGCTATGCAAGCCATGTTGAGCATGAATAAAATTGTGATTGAAGATTTGAAACGTGCCCGCGACGGACAATAA
- a CDS encoding response regulator — MNDKIDVAFIVDDDQIYVFGLKKLIAINNLCKNILVFENGEKAMNYITPIMKNSEQLPDVILLDLNMPVMDGWEFLDEFVKIKPQLSKKIQIYMVSSSINPADIERAKQYEELSDYLIKPISIEELHRVFTVAA, encoded by the coding sequence ATGAACGACAAAATTGACGTTGCATTTATTGTTGATGATGACCAGATATATGTATTTGGTTTAAAGAAGTTAATAGCTATCAATAATCTATGTAAGAATATCCTTGTGTTTGAAAATGGGGAAAAAGCTATGAACTACATAACCCCTATAATGAAAAACAGCGAGCAATTGCCTGATGTGATATTATTGGATTTGAATATGCCGGTGATGGACGGTTGGGAGTTTTTGGATGAATTTGTAAAGATTAAACCCCAATTGAGCAAAAAAATTCAGATTTACATGGTGAGCTCATCAATAAACCCTGCTGATATTGAAAGGGCAAAGCAGTATGAAGAATTATCGGATTACCTGATAAAACCCATCAGCATTGAAGAACTGCACAGGGTATTTACTGTAGCCGCTTAA
- a CDS encoding DNA alkylation repair protein, translating to MPENITAELFVERLWKLQSDEELAKIQRYFKSGKGQYGEGDKFIGVRMGQLFALAKEFVAMPPLEIEKLLQDNIHEIRAGALSIMDKQARIKKTPESRRKELYELYIRRHDRINNWDLVDVSCIYVVGGYLFDKPRDILYQLAVSDNMWERRTAIVSTAYFLKYGQVDDTFKIAEILLHDEQDLIHKAVGGWIRQAGKNKHRARLLEFLDQFAATMPRTMLRYAIEHLDDAQRKHYMGLKK from the coding sequence ATGCCTGAAAATATAACTGCTGAACTATTTGTAGAAAGGCTTTGGAAACTCCAATCTGACGAGGAATTAGCCAAAATACAACGGTATTTTAAATCGGGCAAAGGACAATACGGCGAAGGCGACAAATTTATTGGGGTGCGCATGGGGCAATTATTTGCATTAGCAAAAGAATTTGTTGCCATGCCTCCCCTTGAAATTGAAAAACTGTTGCAGGATAATATCCACGAAATAAGGGCGGGTGCTTTGAGCATTATGGATAAGCAAGCCCGTATTAAAAAAACACCTGAAAGCCGCAGGAAAGAACTGTATGAGTTATACATACGCAGACACGACCGCATTAACAACTGGGACTTGGTGGATGTAAGTTGCATTTATGTGGTGGGCGGTTACCTGTTTGATAAACCCCGGGACATATTATACCAACTGGCTGTTTCGGATAACATGTGGGAAAGGCGCACGGCCATTGTTAGTACTGCTTATTTTCTGAAATACGGACAGGTGGACGATACTTTTAAAATTGCTGAAATTTTGCTGCACGATGAACAGGACTTAATTCACAAAGCTGTAGGCGGGTGGATAAGGCAGGCGGGTAAAAATAAACACCGTGCCCGCTTACTTGAGTTTTTAGACCAGTTTGCCGCCACAATGCCACGTACAATGCTGCGCTACGCCATTGAACACCTTGATGATGCCCAACGTAAACATTACATGGGCTTAAAAAAATAA
- a CDS encoding thioredoxin domain-containing protein: MHTNRLINASSPYLQQHAHNPVDWYEWGEEAWQKAKAEDKLVLVSIGYSACHWCHVMERESFENEDTAALMNEYFVCIKVDREERPDVDQVYMDAVQLITGRGGWPLNMFCLPDGRPLHGGTYFPNREWNQLLLQLYDFYRNKKQEALEFAAKLTDGVRNMDALTVAPQIERFTPQDMDALYNLWKPQFDWKEGGNERVPKFPMPNNWQFLLNYGLLANNHEALQFADFTLEKIARGGINDLLGGGFARYSTDGLWLVPHFEKMLYDNGQLVSVYANMLRADGNPFYKQVIDETLNFVSRELTDANGGFYSALDADSEGVEGKFYVWTKAELVDILAADEPLFSAYYNCTEAGNWEHSLNILYTKTSVEAFASEKGIALAAFEALLNRCHTTLMAARDKRVRPGLDDKIICSWNALMLKGYADAYLATRNEQYLQSALANQQFIATNFLQNNRLLRIHKAGKNTINAFMEDYACVIDAYLQLYQCTFDVDLLHTAQALTQTCFDEFYSEENNLFYFTSKLDPPLVARKTDTGDDVISSANSIMADNLYKLAYYFGTTNYKTVAEDMLAKMAQQLKKYPSWYSRWADVALMQAFGLYQIVIIGEEAHQLYQHFTDYLPNAVFAVSINGSENLPLFENRHVQGQTLIYICKNETCSLPVTTVEAAMGLMQ, from the coding sequence ATGCACACCAACCGATTGATAAATGCCAGCAGTCCCTATTTGCAACAACACGCACACAATCCCGTAGATTGGTACGAGTGGGGCGAAGAAGCATGGCAAAAGGCTAAGGCAGAAGACAAACTGGTGTTGGTGAGCATTGGCTACAGTGCTTGCCACTGGTGCCACGTAATGGAGCGCGAGAGCTTTGAGAACGAAGATACGGCAGCCTTGATGAACGAATATTTTGTGTGCATTAAGGTGGACCGAGAGGAACGGCCCGATGTGGACCAAGTGTACATGGATGCCGTGCAACTGATTACAGGGCGTGGCGGTTGGCCGCTGAATATGTTTTGCTTACCCGATGGACGACCTTTACACGGGGGAACTTATTTCCCGAACCGTGAGTGGAATCAGTTGCTTTTGCAGTTGTATGATTTTTACCGCAATAAGAAACAAGAAGCTCTTGAATTTGCCGCCAAGCTAACCGACGGTGTACGCAACATGGATGCTTTAACGGTTGCCCCGCAAATAGAAAGATTTACGCCACAGGATATGGATGCGCTGTATAATTTGTGGAAACCCCAATTTGATTGGAAGGAAGGCGGCAATGAACGCGTGCCTAAATTCCCGATGCCTAATAATTGGCAATTTTTGCTCAACTATGGTTTGCTGGCAAATAACCACGAGGCATTGCAGTTTGCTGATTTTACACTTGAAAAAATTGCCCGTGGCGGTATCAACGACCTATTGGGCGGCGGCTTTGCGCGCTACTCAACCGATGGGTTGTGGTTAGTGCCCCATTTTGAAAAAATGTTGTACGATAACGGTCAACTGGTTTCAGTGTATGCCAATATGCTTCGAGCAGATGGCAATCCGTTTTACAAGCAAGTAATTGACGAAACGCTGAACTTTGTTAGTAGGGAACTGACCGATGCCAACGGGGGCTTTTACAGCGCACTGGATGCCGACAGTGAGGGTGTTGAAGGCAAGTTTTACGTATGGACTAAGGCTGAATTGGTAGATATATTGGCAGCCGATGAACCCTTGTTTAGTGCCTACTATAACTGCACCGAAGCTGGTAATTGGGAACACAGCCTGAATATTTTATACACTAAAACAAGTGTGGAAGCCTTTGCTTCTGAAAAGGGAATTGCATTAGCAGCGTTTGAAGCCTTGCTAAACCGTTGCCACACAACCCTGATGGCTGCCCGCGATAAACGGGTGCGCCCCGGGCTTGACGATAAGATAATTTGCAGTTGGAACGCCCTGATGCTGAAAGGCTATGCCGATGCTTACCTCGCCACCCGAAACGAACAATATTTGCAGTCAGCCCTTGCCAACCAACAATTTATAGCTACTAATTTTTTACAAAACAACCGCTTGCTGCGTATACACAAAGCAGGCAAAAACACCATAAATGCTTTTATGGAGGATTATGCTTGTGTGATTGACGCCTACCTGCAACTGTACCAATGCACGTTTGATGTTGATTTGCTGCACACCGCACAAGCGCTTACCCAAACCTGTTTTGATGAATTTTACAGCGAAGAAAACAATCTGTTTTACTTCACCTCAAAACTTGACCCACCGTTGGTGGCTCGCAAAACCGATACGGGGGATGATGTAATATCATCGGCCAACTCAATAATGGCGGACAACTTGTATAAGCTGGCCTATTATTTTGGTACTACTAACTACAAAACCGTTGCTGAGGATATGCTGGCAAAAATGGCACAGCAATTAAAAAAATACCCAAGCTGGTATAGCCGTTGGGCGGATGTGGCGTTAATGCAAGCCTTCGGGTTGTACCAAATTGTAATAATAGGGGAGGAAGCCCACCAACTGTACCAACACTTTACTGATTACCTGCCCAACGCTGTATTTGCCGTAAGCATAAACGGCAGCGAAAACCTACCCCTGTTTGAAAACCGCCACGTGCAAGGCCAAACACTGATTTATATCTGCAAGAATGAAACCTGCTCATTACCCGTAACAACCGTAGAAGCCGCAATGGGCTTGATGCAATAA
- a CDS encoding PAS domain S-box protein encodes MGAADSLTGFFSMAPYAMLAVDMGGIIVLANKHLETLFGYDSDELIGSKLHELVPEIHREVHERGRIEFMQNSPNNKIVMGREFEAKRKDGSLLFVEVTINVYEDANDRIAFAAIKDVTERHVLYSQLKVSNNTFKGAFQHSAIGMALVSTEGKFIEVNNNLCETVGYTEEELLATDFQTITHPEDLSLDLDRVHMVLRGEIKNYQIEKRYIHKNGSLVWVLLAVSLVRDTKGTPLHFVSQIKDITARKKAEAELKKSEQRWLFALEGADEGVWDWDGKNDTVFFSKKWKEMLGYGEHEIGDKLSEWSDRVHPDDIDRCNEDLNKHFRGETPFYTNEHRLLCKDGTYKWILDRGKVIEWGDEGKPLRVIGTHSDISMQKEKEHLLQQSIAIISEQNARLMNFAHIVSHNLRSHSGNFQLLLNLLENAENDDEYKQMLSLLKENAQSLDEAIKHLNEVVQIQTNANISKQELGLRSFIVKTTDTLAGEITKHNVKVVNHVPDHEKVYYNPAYLESVLLNFISNGIKYRHPERHPEIELSTGKEDGKLYLSIKDNGIGINLEKYGKKLFGLYKTFHGNSDARGVGLFITKNQVDAMGGSIDVKSEPNSGTTFKIFF; translated from the coding sequence ATGGGTGCAGCTGATTCTTTAACAGGCTTTTTTAGCATGGCTCCGTATGCCATGTTGGCGGTAGACATGGGTGGTATTATTGTTTTGGCCAATAAGCATCTTGAAACGTTGTTTGGTTATGATAGCGATGAACTTATTGGTAGTAAACTACATGAATTAGTACCTGAAATTCATAGGGAAGTGCATGAACGGGGCAGAATAGAATTCATGCAAAATTCTCCAAATAATAAGATAGTTATGGGTAGGGAGTTTGAAGCAAAACGTAAAGACGGTAGTTTGCTTTTTGTTGAAGTTACCATTAACGTATACGAAGATGCAAATGACAGGATTGCCTTTGCAGCTATAAAAGACGTTACCGAACGTCATGTGCTTTACAGCCAATTAAAGGTGAGCAATAATACCTTTAAGGGAGCGTTTCAGCACTCAGCAATCGGTATGGCGTTGGTATCCACGGAGGGTAAGTTTATTGAGGTTAACAATAATTTATGTGAAACGGTAGGCTATACTGAGGAGGAATTGCTGGCTACCGATTTTCAAACCATTACCCACCCTGAAGATTTAAGTCTTGATCTTGATCGCGTTCACATGGTATTGAGGGGTGAGATTAAAAACTACCAGATAGAAAAACGTTATATACATAAAAACGGAAGTTTGGTTTGGGTATTACTTGCCGTATCGTTGGTACGCGATACTAAAGGTACGCCCCTGCACTTTGTTTCGCAGATAAAGGATATTACAGCAAGAAAAAAGGCTGAGGCCGAGTTGAAAAAAAGTGAACAACGCTGGTTGTTTGCCTTGGAAGGTGCGGACGAAGGTGTGTGGGATTGGGACGGTAAAAATGATACGGTGTTTTTTTCGAAGAAATGGAAGGAAATGCTGGGATATGGTGAGCATGAAATAGGGGATAAATTGAGTGAGTGGAGTGATAGAGTGCACCCTGATGATATAGACCGCTGCAATGAAGATTTGAATAAACACTTCAGAGGGGAAACACCCTTTTATACGAACGAACACCGGTTGTTATGTAAAGACGGGACCTATAAGTGGATACTTGACCGTGGAAAGGTGATTGAGTGGGGTGATGAAGGAAAACCTTTGAGGGTGATAGGTACGCACAGTGATATATCAATGCAAAAAGAGAAAGAGCATTTATTGCAGCAATCAATAGCTATTATTAGTGAACAAAACGCCCGTTTAATGAATTTTGCCCACATTGTGTCGCACAACTTGCGTTCGCACTCGGGTAATTTTCAGCTGTTGTTAAATTTGCTTGAGAACGCTGAAAATGACGATGAATACAAACAAATGCTAAGCTTGCTTAAGGAGAATGCACAATCATTAGACGAAGCAATAAAACACCTGAATGAGGTGGTGCAAATACAAACAAATGCAAACATATCGAAGCAGGAGTTGGGTTTACGTTCGTTTATAGTTAAAACTACCGATACCTTGGCGGGCGAGATTACCAAACACAATGTGAAGGTGGTGAATCATGTACCTGATCACGAAAAAGTATATTATAACCCCGCTTACCTTGAGAGTGTATTACTTAACTTTATTTCGAACGGAATAAAATACAGACATCCGGAAAGACACCCTGAAATTGAGCTTTCAACAGGAAAAGAGGATGGAAAACTATATTTATCAATAAAAGATAATGGAATTGGTATAAATTTGGAAAAGTATGGGAAAAAGCTGTTTGGTTTGTACAAAACCTTTCATGGTAATAGTGATGCACGCGGAGTAGGATTATTCATCACTAAAAATCAAGTTGATGCCATGGGGGGAAGTATAGATGTGAAAAGCGAACCAAATAGCGGAACAACATTTAAAATTTTTTTTTAA
- a CDS encoding DUF1801 domain-containing protein, whose product MAKTDTEKVNEYMIALTHPLKAEMEMVRNIINQASDKIAERVKWNSPSFYYKNDTKKDLAAVHTRAQDCVHVVFVFYNGDMIHESNGLLEGDYKDRRMAKFYSMQDVMDKKASLEKVVQEWVSLIEK is encoded by the coding sequence ATGGCGAAGACCGATACAGAAAAAGTGAACGAGTACATGATTGCGCTCACCCATCCTTTGAAGGCTGAAATGGAAATGGTGCGTAACATTATCAATCAGGCATCTGATAAGATTGCTGAACGGGTAAAATGGAATTCGCCCAGTTTTTATTATAAAAACGATACAAAAAAGGACTTAGCAGCGGTGCATACCCGCGCGCAAGATTGTGTACACGTGGTGTTTGTATTTTATAACGGCGATATGATACACGAAAGTAACGGGTTACTTGAGGGAGACTATAAAGACAGACGCATGGCAAAATTTTACAGCATGCAAGATGTGATGGATAAAAAGGCATCGCTTGAAAAAGTGGTGCAAGAATGGGTGTCGCTTATTGAGAAATGA
- a CDS encoding nucleoid-associated protein, which translates to MVDFSMADIARLTIHYAGNKQKDEGCKLTEKDVLNELGDDEQAVLLKFFLKPFTTEEFYSFNHSSDIGLNEIYNYAGQLFEDISLFQPLSKNICKHLYECSNHPKIKAGEVYVVLFTGCVIDNETVDVLGIFKSENKDRFLNIEFNRTGLSKLNLLEGIDPKHLDKGCLIYNINKADGYKIAIVDNTNRGSEAQFWTDDFLSVKPLQDNYFNTANYLKLCKDFVVNELPSRFEVAKSDQIDILNRSVDFFKRNESFDNNAFTEEIFGQPELIESFNGFKDTFEKENNFSFEESFDISNQAVKKQSRTFKSVLKLDKNFHVYIHGDRNLIERGYDEVTGKKFYKIYFDEEA; encoded by the coding sequence ATGGTTGATTTCTCAATGGCTGATATTGCCCGCCTTACAATACACTACGCCGGCAACAAACAAAAGGACGAAGGCTGCAAGCTGACTGAAAAAGATGTTTTGAACGAACTTGGTGATGATGAACAAGCAGTTTTGCTTAAGTTTTTCTTAAAACCCTTTACTACCGAAGAGTTTTACAGCTTCAACCATTCATCTGATATCGGCTTGAATGAAATATACAATTACGCAGGGCAATTGTTTGAGGATATCAGTTTGTTTCAACCACTGTCAAAAAATATTTGCAAGCACTTGTACGAATGCTCTAATCACCCCAAAATAAAGGCTGGAGAGGTGTATGTGGTGCTTTTTACGGGTTGTGTAATAGACAATGAAACGGTTGACGTGCTGGGTATTTTTAAATCTGAGAACAAAGACCGCTTTTTAAATATTGAGTTTAACCGTACGGGCTTGTCTAAGTTAAACTTGCTGGAGGGGATAGACCCTAAGCATTTGGACAAAGGCTGTTTAATATACAATATTAATAAGGCCGACGGATACAAAATTGCTATTGTTGATAATACGAACCGCGGCAGTGAAGCCCAGTTTTGGACCGATGATTTTCTTTCGGTGAAACCTTTGCAGGATAACTATTTTAATACGGCTAACTATTTGAAGCTTTGCAAAGACTTTGTGGTAAATGAACTTCCAAGCAGATTTGAAGTGGCTAAAAGCGACCAAATTGATATTCTGAACCGTTCGGTTGATTTTTTTAAACGGAATGAATCGTTTGATAACAACGCTTTTACTGAGGAAATTTTTGGTCAACCCGAATTGATTGAAAGCTTTAACGGGTTTAAGGACACCTTCGAAAAGGAAAACAATTTTTCGTTTGAGGAGAGTTTTGATATTTCAAACCAAGCTGTAAAAAAACAATCCCGCACGTTTAAAAGCGTGCTAAAATTGGATAAGAACTTCCACGTGTACATACACGGCGACCGTAATCTTATTGAGCGCGGCTACGATGAGGTAACGGGTAAAAAGTTCTACAAGATTTATTTTGACGAAGAGGCTTAG
- a CDS encoding SRPBCC domain-containing protein: protein MQNADKQDLILVRELNAPRELVYKVWTEAEHLAHWWGPVGMGIKIHKFDFKPEGIFHYSMEAPNGYTMYGRFRFVEMNAPEKLVFVNSFADAEGNIIRTDMLPDWPLEVHNTLTLTENNGKTTLTLRGRPINATEAEVKAFNGNKQSMQQGFGGTFAQLEAYLQKL, encoded by the coding sequence ATGCAGAACGCAGATAAGCAGGATTTGATTTTAGTAAGAGAATTGAATGCTCCCCGAGAACTGGTATATAAAGTATGGACAGAGGCTGAGCACTTGGCACATTGGTGGGGACCTGTGGGAATGGGTATTAAAATACACAAGTTTGATTTTAAGCCCGAGGGTATTTTTCATTACAGTATGGAAGCTCCCAATGGATACACAATGTACGGACGCTTTAGGTTTGTTGAGATGAATGCACCTGAGAAGTTAGTATTTGTGAACTCATTTGCTGATGCTGAGGGAAATATCATCCGCACCGATATGTTGCCCGACTGGCCGCTTGAAGTTCATAATACCTTAACCCTAACCGAGAATAACGGCAAAACCACCCTTACCCTGCGCGGCAGACCTATTAACGCAACCGAAGCAGAGGTTAAAGCATTTAACGGCAACAAACAAAGCATGCAACAAGGCTTTGGCGGCACATTTGCCCAGTTGGAAGCCTACTTGCAAAAACTATAA
- a CDS encoding VOC family protein, with product MTTQIFVNLAVKDLNKSIAFFTKLGYSFNPQFTDENATCMIVSDNIFVMLLVEPFFKTFTTREICDTTKAVEVLTSFSAESREKVDEIVDTAIAAGAVGQDTKDHGWMYIRSFSDLDGHHWEYAHMDLSALPQ from the coding sequence ATGACAACACAGATTTTTGTTAACTTGGCAGTGAAAGACTTAAACAAATCAATTGCATTTTTTACCAAGCTTGGGTATTCATTTAACCCCCAGTTTACTGATGAAAATGCTACCTGTATGATAGTGAGCGATAACATATTCGTAATGCTGTTGGTAGAACCTTTTTTTAAAACATTTACCACGAGAGAAATTTGCGATACCACAAAAGCAGTGGAAGTATTAACCTCTTTTAGTGCTGAGAGCAGAGAAAAGGTGGACGAAATAGTTGACACTGCTATTGCTGCCGGTGCTGTGGGACAGGATACCAAAGACCATGGCTGGATGTATATCCGTAGTTTCAGTGATTTGGATGGACATCACTGGGAGTATGCACACATGGATTTGAGCGCATTACCTCAATAA
- a CDS encoding GyrI-like domain-containing protein — protein sequence MNPEIKTIPEKKLIGMHITVTPESNPTGELWRRFMPRRREITNAIGAEVVSMQIFDPSTQFGAMQQPPTFENWAAVEVADFSVVPDGMETYTLAGGKFVTYLHIGTDAKYFENLGYMFTEWLPANGLTVDSREHFELLGERYKVNDPASEEEVWIPVK from the coding sequence ATGAATCCGGAAATAAAAACTATCCCCGAAAAGAAGCTGATTGGAATGCACATTACTGTTACTCCTGAAAGCAACCCCACCGGTGAATTGTGGCGCAGGTTTATGCCCCGAAGGAGAGAAATAACCAATGCAATAGGAGCGGAGGTAGTTTCGATGCAGATTTTTGACCCCTCTACTCAGTTTGGAGCTATGCAACAACCCCCAACGTTTGAGAATTGGGCTGCGGTTGAAGTTGCCGATTTCAGTGTGGTACCCGATGGTATGGAAACGTACACCCTAGCAGGCGGAAAATTCGTAACCTATTTGCACATAGGCACTGATGCCAAGTATTTTGAAAATTTGGGATATATGTTTACTGAATGGCTGCCCGCAAATGGCTTAACCGTGGATAGCAGGGAGCATTTTGAGTTGTTGGGTGAACGATACAAAGTAAACGACCCCGCATCAGAAGAGGAAGTTTGGATTCCGGTTAAATAA
- a CDS encoding winged helix-turn-helix transcriptional regulator has product MRRDVFQAIADPTRREILGMIAHKSLNVNTVSENFDVSRAAIYKHMKILTECGLMVVKQQGRERFCEAKLEKLSEVADWVDQYRKIWTERLDSLENYLTLLQAKHKNENGDK; this is encoded by the coding sequence ATGAGAAGAGATGTTTTTCAAGCAATAGCCGACCCAACGCGGCGCGAGATTTTGGGCATGATTGCCCACAAATCACTGAACGTTAATACTGTTTCAGAAAATTTTGATGTGAGCCGAGCGGCTATCTACAAACACATGAAAATACTGACCGAATGCGGTTTAATGGTTGTGAAGCAGCAAGGGCGTGAGCGGTTTTGCGAAGCAAAACTTGAAAAACTGAGCGAGGTGGCGGATTGGGTAGACCAATACCGTAAAATATGGACCGAGCGATTAGATTCATTGGAGAATTATTTAACCCTATTACAAGCAAAACACAAAAACGAAAATGGAGACAAGTAA
- a CDS encoding pentapeptide repeat-containing protein encodes MIESFDNEVFEGKNYSGQALLKHEYDTCVFKGCDFSEADLSGTSFMDCEFIDCNISNAKLKDTSFRDVTFKNCKLLGLNFSVCNKFLSLLKFEDCVLTIASFFKLKLGGTKFKNCNLREADFADADFTASVFANCDFSGAIFDNTVLEKADFRTSYNFSINPEKNKIKKAKFSLNTVAGLLESYNIEIE; translated from the coding sequence ATGATTGAAAGTTTTGATAATGAAGTCTTTGAGGGTAAAAATTACTCAGGGCAAGCATTGCTTAAGCATGAGTATGATACTTGCGTATTTAAAGGATGTGATTTTTCAGAAGCTGATTTATCAGGTACATCGTTTATGGATTGTGAGTTTATAGATTGTAATATCAGCAATGCAAAACTAAAAGACACTTCGTTTAGGGATGTAACGTTTAAAAACTGTAAGCTGTTGGGGTTAAACTTTAGCGTGTGTAATAAGTTTCTGTCGTTATTAAAGTTTGAGGATTGTGTGCTCACCATCGCATCGTTTTTTAAACTAAAGCTGGGGGGTACTAAATTTAAGAACTGCAACCTGCGGGAAGCTGATTTTGCCGATGCAGATTTTACCGCTTCGGTATTTGCAAATTGTGATTTTAGCGGAGCTATTTTTGATAATACAGTACTTGAAAAAGCTGACTTTAGAACGTCGTATAATTTCTCAATCAATCCTGAAAAGAATAAAATCAAAAAGGCCAAGTTTTCTTTAAATACAGTAGCCGGATTGCTTGAATCGTACAATATTGAAATTGAATAA